The following nucleotide sequence is from Natronosalvus caseinilyticus.
GCTGTCGCTGCTGTTCTTCCACGCGGTGACCTTACAAGCCGTCCTCTCGGGGTTCATCAGCGGCTACATCCGCGATGCCGACCTGCTGAGCGGGTTGAAGTACGTGATCATCCTCTCGACGATTGCCCTGGTCGCCTGGGCGCTGGTGACCTGAGATGACGCGTCGACGCCCCCGTACCGTCTCGGTTTCGATCTCACGCGACTCGAGAGGCCAGACCACCCAGGACTTCGCGGTCGGGATCGGGGTGTTCCTGCTCGCGGTCGCGTTCGTGTTCTCGTTCGTCCCGTCGCTGATCACGCCGTTTTCGGCGTCGACGGCGCCGGAGTCGGCTCAGGCCGACCGGATCGCCGGCGAGATTGTCACAGAGTACTCGAGTGGAGAGCCGAACGACCTCGATCTGGCGGCGCTCGAGGACGATGATCCCGACGAGTTGGAGAAACTGGGACTGCGAGACACCGGGTCGGTTCGGATCGACCGGATCAACGTGACGGTCGTGAACGCCACTCGAGATCCCCAGTTTGGCGTTGGAGACGAGTACCGGGGCCAGTCTGCCGGCAGCGCGACGCGAATCGTGACGGTTTCGAATACGTCGGCGATGCCCGGCGGCGTCGACTGCGACCCCGCCTGTCGACTCGTCGTGAGGGTGTGGTAATCATGAGACGGAATACACCGAATTCGAGAACGACCGATCGTGGCCAGGCGTACACGCTCGAAGGGTTCATCGCGGCGTTCATCCTGTTGATCGCCGTCCTCTTCGCAGTGCAGTCGGTGGTCATCACCCCGTCTTCGGGCGGTGCGGTCGACCGGACGGCACAGGCCCAGCAACAACAACAGGTCCAGGACGCGCTGATCGTCGCCCAGCGGGAGAACGACCTCTCGCAAACCGTTCGGTACGTCGACCTGGACTCGAGCGACGAGTTCGAGGAGTTCCACAACCACTCGAGCAGCGTCCAGGGGGTTTACTCGACAGCGGCGTTCGAGAACGTATCGACGCTGGGTGCGATTTTGAATCAACACCTCGACGCCGGACAGAGTTACAACGTGGAGTTACACTACGAAAACGAGTCCGGAGAGGCAGCGTCGCCGATCAAACTCGTCAACCAGGGACCGCCCTCGAGTACGGCTGTGACGGCGAGTTATACGGTCGTCTTGCACGACGATCAGAATCTGACCTCGCCCGATCACGACGATCGAACCCTCGGGAAAATCCAGGGTACGGAGGGATACATCCCCGATATCGACGACGATAGCGGCCTCTACAACGTCGTAGAGGTACGGGTGGTCGTATGGTGATGGCTCAGGAGACGAGAGACCGCGAACGCGGTCAACTCGTCCTCATCTCCGCGGTTACCATCGCGTTCATCCTCCTCGGCGTCGTCGTCGTGTTCAACGGCGTCCTCTACACGCAGACGCTCTCCTCGAGCGCGTCGGGGCAGACCGTCTCGGACGCCGAACGGACGGCGGCGGAGGTGACCCAGGGTGTGCTGACGGTCGCCGAACAGCGAGACCAGGTGGCCGTCAACTCGAGTAACAGCGGCCCGCTCCTCGACGACGTCGAGGCGTTCCTGGACCAGTATCAGAACCGGACGGCGACAAATCGACCGGCGATCATCTCGAGTAATACGTCGACAGTAGATGGAACGTACGCGACCGCGAATCTCTCTGCCGAGCGAAACGTGTCGGGCGCCGATATCTACGGGGTAGCGGTTACGCTGGAGAGCGGGGATCTCAACGGCAGTGACCTCACCGTCGAACTGGACCGGAGCGCGGACGTCACGATATCGGAGGATGGCGGTGGCATGCTCAAGATCCAGCGAAACGGAACTAGCTGTGCAATAGAAACCGGCGGAGAACCGACGACGATCGACTTCGTCACGGGAACGATCCACGGCGCCGAACGGACGACGTGTTCGGCGAGCAAGCTCCCGGTAACGACGGACGCCGATCTTGCCGTTACGCCCAGTCCGGGCGCGGACGGCATTCAGCTCGAGGTGTTCATGGACGGGTCGGCGTCCGACGACTGGGAAACCGATGAAGACGCCGTCGTCGCAATCAAAATTGGTCTCGAGTACACCACGAACGACCTCACGCAGTCTCGAACGCTCGAGGTGCCGCTACCGCTGGGGGTGTCCGATTCGTGATTGGGCCCGAATCGAACGACCGCGGCGTCTCCATCGCTATCACCCACGTCCTCACCCTCGGCATCACGACCGTCCTAGTCGCCGGACTCCTCATCTCCGCCGGGACACTTCTCGAGTCCCAGACCGATCGTAGCGCCCAGCAATCGCTCGAGACCATCGGGGAACGGCTCTCGGGCGAGATATCGGCTGTCGATCGAATGGCGGCCGGGAACGGGACGACCAACCTGACCGTGGACCATCCGTCGATGGTCGCCTCGAAT
It contains:
- a CDS encoding DUF7287 family protein, whose translation is MTRRRPRTVSVSISRDSRGQTTQDFAVGIGVFLLAVAFVFSFVPSLITPFSASTAPESAQADRIAGEIVTEYSSGEPNDLDLAALEDDDPDELEKLGLRDTGSVRIDRINVTVVNATRDPQFGVGDEYRGQSAGSATRIVTVSNTSAMPGGVDCDPACRLVVRVW
- a CDS encoding DUF7288 family protein — encoded protein: MRRNTPNSRTTDRGQAYTLEGFIAAFILLIAVLFAVQSVVITPSSGGAVDRTAQAQQQQQVQDALIVAQRENDLSQTVRYVDLDSSDEFEEFHNHSSSVQGVYSTAAFENVSTLGAILNQHLDAGQSYNVELHYENESGEAASPIKLVNQGPPSSTAVTASYTVVLHDDQNLTSPDHDDRTLGKIQGTEGYIPDIDDDSGLYNVVEVRVVVW
- a CDS encoding DUF7261 family protein gives rise to the protein MAQETRDRERGQLVLISAVTIAFILLGVVVVFNGVLYTQTLSSSASGQTVSDAERTAAEVTQGVLTVAEQRDQVAVNSSNSGPLLDDVEAFLDQYQNRTATNRPAIISSNTSTVDGTYATANLSAERNVSGADIYGVAVTLESGDLNGSDLTVELDRSADVTISEDGGGMLKIQRNGTSCAIETGGEPTTIDFVTGTIHGAERTTCSASKLPVTTDADLAVTPSPGADGIQLEVFMDGSASDDWETDEDAVVAIKIGLEYTTNDLTQSRTLEVPLPLGVSDS
- a CDS encoding DUF7266 family protein; the encoded protein is MIGPESNDRGVSIAITHVLTLGITTVLVAGLLISAGTLLESQTDRSAQQSLETIGERLSGEISAVDRMAAGNGTTNLTVDHPSMVASNRYTVTLLDNETCADQPLLTNATNCMRLSAQSADIDVYVPVTAPVNDGSSVSGGTIRIVHDGDKVTLERDR